The nucleotide sequence taatgatatttacatgttGTTATGAACTTTATCCATAAACTCTTATGAATTTTGGTTTTACATGATATTTACAAGTAATTATTATTGAAATTAAACCTTACACGTTTGAATGGTGCTATTCGCATGTTAAATTCCTAAATCCATGATTTGcagtatttcaattatgttagcACCTCATGTTTTGACTATTGTCATGCTCAAgtctatgaatttcaagtgtttgatgaaatgcctaaatgttTGGGGTTTAAATAATAACTCCTTGTTATGTTTCCAAGAGCCTTTTGATAGAAAGAGTCCTTACACtttgaaagttgaagtatgtttagCTATATCTTTGTACTTCGATTTTTAAGTTATGTTTTCAATTGATTTCACGTGGAATGCATTACagtgtgttttaaatattttgatttccatatcatgttcatgagaatttagaataaatcctcagtttatgatttggtcatgtgattgTGCTATCTTTTCATGTTTAAAAAACATCCTCATGTTAATGTCAGTGACCATGTGTTTGATGagatgcttaagtgaataattgtgaacgaTGATTTTCTTTCATGGTTTTAAGGCTTTCATGTGGTCCTATTGtcattgctatcgagtcctgggggttatgaatacccggaatttagctgtttacttaggttcagtagcttcagaatagttttagaaaAATCATAAGCATTACCACTCAGTTACACTTCACGACCAGTTAATTATCCAGTTAAGTTAGTTAAGTCCAgtaattagtgtcattcagttgggagtaggattcagcaccgagcgaacctagggatgggggcttacccgtcagttaggactgggtccttagaagcaattcccaagttccagaactgcgtagccaacgtaggttgtgGGATGTCACCATCCAGTTTAGGACTGATACTCTCAAggatcacccgccagtttaggaatgatcttaggagtcacccgctagattaagaCGACTCCACTgtcattgttagtacccgtggcacggtactagcacTCTTCCaattagggtcacaggttggaccccgatcatctcagactggggcatgtcggttagatgatacttcccacagtttcagtttctgtattcagttcaaaactcagttcaattttgctTGACTATggcatacagtttatcagttattcagttatcatatttcagtatttctgtTTATTGACTATTTAGAATCAAGTTTTaagcttggtcatgcattctcagtctttacagttttcatgcatacTTACTCAGTATCTCATGTTGTACATTCAGTCAGCTATTACTCATGTACATGAACCcgtgcatattagcctaacctcatttagtatatcagtacattcaaagtactaaccgcatactcgtTTTCTTGCGTtgtgatgtcttatatcaaaGGTTCGGACGCTCAAATCCCCGATCGTACTTAAACATTCCAGCgcatcagcagcagcagcagtatGAGTCCATATATTTTGAGGACCGATTATGTTTACTTCCATGCTTTCTGTTTGGTatgggcctgtcccatcaactcttattcagtcagttttagaggctttcagacacttcagATAGTCAGTCAGCTTGccattatttttatcagtttgcAGACAGTGGTTTCCCGacagttatttttagatttatgattcagaaatattttagtgtttaaaaccttatggcgtatTTAGTTATTCCGCACATggtattatgttattattattcagtgctcacagcagatatcaagtcatgggttagcttgtagtccttcggggctgtaagcaccgtgtggcatccagggtgtattctcggggcgttacaaccaCAAATGCGATGAAGAAAAAAACTATCCTAAACCCATTATCCATCGCGATCGCATTGAATCCACCACGCGATCGGGATGCCCTAGCCGATTATCTTTGCAAACGCGACAAGTTGGGTCGTGAACATGAAGAAAGGACTTATGCACCACAAAACGACAACTCTAAGTAAAAAACTCTCCGAACGAATCCTCGAAGATCGTTCGGATCCTCACAGAAATAATTCAATAATGCTACCAGGCTAATTTCTACGTTTCAAACTCAATGACAAcgttaattttttgaaaaaggatcATTTTCACCAATAAATCTCGAGAtccctttttactatttttcaaacgaagggttgaaatgagatataatGGTTCCAAAATCGAACCAACCCTGTTACTAACTCAAATTCAACATTCCGAATCTACCGATGCAGTCTAAATTGCCATTCGGCACTCGAATCAAGAAATGTTGATTGACGTTAACTATTGACTCTTAAAGACTCAAAATAACCTCAAACTCTCCCAAAACCTTCTCAAAGGCCTTGAACGTCATGCCAAccatccccacaccccaaaatCAACATATAACAACTATGGAGAaggataaaatgatcaaaatataaaaaaaaattaaatttcactacGAGAATCATTATACGTATACTAGTACTTTTTAAAAAcacttttgataaaaaatttactttaaaaacacTATTATGCAATATTATAcacttcattatttttgtatGCAATCTTTCGTATTGACATGACGGCACATACAACACACATGCTAATAATAATATAcaatttatgtatgtatatttttatgtaatcatttaaaaataaacataatattcaaaaaatataataatttttttaatttcataaataaaatttttaaattaaaataaatatttttaacaaagatgcttagctaaaaaaaaaaacagaataaGTCATTATTTTTGAGAGGGAGGCAGTAGGTGATGCAATAGAACTTTGGCTCGGTATCATTGTAGAATGGATGAAAGGCAAGGAGCCAAGGAGTACAACTTCTTTGCTCAAACTTTGTCGTCTTTCTATCATAATATTGGGAAAGGCCGAGCAGAATGGCAAACAACTGATATTGTGATAACTAGGGGTGTACTGACCAAACCATTAAGTCAAACCAAATCGaagaatcaaaccaaaccgagaaaaaaatgacttatggtttggtttggttggtttggcgtttgaaaaaaaaatcgaccattcTTTATTTGCTTtagtgttaacaaaaaaaaagtcaaaccggttttatttgatcatttgagcTTTCGATTCTTTCTTCTGTCTTATCTTTAAGGAAACGATATTTAGTTAGCAGGAGTTGTGTCTGCACTGGTGAGTGAGTGATATTagactaaagatttacaaaaatttttaggactattaaattatgctagagcttttatAAAAGACTAGAATAATTTATATAGTTTatacttaaaatataaaagactaaataatacaaaagaaaattcgagaagacacacacacacacacacacacacacacacacatatatatatatatatatatatatatatatatNNNNNNNNNNNNNNNNNNNNNNNNNNNNNNNNNNNNNNNNNNNNNNNNNNNNNNNNNNNNNNNNNNNNNNNNNNNNNNNNNNNNNNNNNNNNNNNNNNNNccccccccagaccccacaaagtgggaatacactgggtttgttgttgttgttgttgtatatatatatgcatatatataatttaaatttttatacataaaatattaattataatctattttttaaatatttttcaatatttagaaagtaggtgtgtgtgtatatatatatatatatatatatatatatatatatatattaattaattaagttgtaatatttatccattaattattaataaaatgatcaaaacccaatataaacttaaaatctaaacttttcactcttcatcttactttttagtttcaagagagttttcactcatcattttttcataattgagtTTTTCATTaacacatgagtgaaaacatacttgatctaatCTATAATTAcgatataattataaaaaaacccaagaaaatcttaaaaaatcgactaaaacctaaacaaaaaaaactgattttatattaatttaatttgatttataattttaataaaccaatataattgatttgatttttattcaataaaaaatcaaatcaacCTAAACTATGTACATCTTAGTGATAACCACTTAATGGGGCGTAGCCAGAATATAAGGAATTAacgaattctttttttttttaataaatgaacAGCACAAATTCCTTACTAATCTCATTAGCTATGAATCAGCATGAATTTTAATATAATCCAATTAACTGGGAGCTATTTAGTGGATTGGCTGGAAATTAATGTCATTTTTTTTCTGGTGATGACAGCTGGAATGTAGTCATTTAGAATGAACTTGACGGTAACTTCCATAGCTGAAAGCTCCACAAAACAACTCATCAAACTCAATTGCCTTCTTTCAAACTTTATTCATTCCCACCAATTCTTGAATGCACTCCACCTCTTCTACCAAATACACTCTTCCCATCATCTTCAACCAGATCATTACACCCTTTCGACTACCCTCACTGCCTGTGCCAACATCGTCCACACTGGCTTCGGCAACCAGCTCCACGCCTTCGCCATTAAATCAGGGCTTAAAGAATACCCTCATGTATCAAATTCTCTTCTTTCATCCTACGCCAAGTCAAAAGATTTGGGTTCGGTTAAAAGGGTGTTTAAGGAAATTGAAACCCCAGATGTTTATTCTTGGACTACGTTGTTGTCGGCGTGTTCTAAATTAGGGGATATTGATTATGcctgtcaagtgtttgatgaaatgccgcAGAGAAATTTGGCTGTTTGGAATGCGATGATTACGGGGTGTGCTGAAAGTGGGTGTCACTGGATTGCTTTGAATTTGTTTCAAAGAATGCATTTTTTGGGTGTTGGATGTGATTACTATGCGTTTACGAGTGTATTGAGTTTGTGTAATATGGAGTTATTGGATTTTGGAAAACAAGTGCATTCGATGGTTGTCAAGACTGGGTTTTTGGCTAGAGCTTCAGTGATTAATGCTTTGGTTACAATGTATTTTAACTGTAAGAATGATTTTGATGCTTTTCGAGTGTTTGAAGAAGCTGGGGATGAAGTTCCTGATCCTGTAACTTATAATGCAATTATCGCTGGGTTAGTGAGTATGGAAAGAGTTGACGAAGTGTTAATAATGTTTAAGGATATGCAAAAGTTTTCGTTGAGACCTACCGAGCTTACTTTTATGAGCATAAtgagttcatgttcatgtattaGAATTGCTTCTCAGCTTCATGCTCAAGTTGCTAGAATAGGTTTAGAAAACTATACGTCTATTACTAATGCAACAATAACCATGTATACCAGTTGCGGGGACTTGAATGCAGCCTTTTTAGTTTTTGAAAGACTAAAGGTGAAGGATAGCGTGTCGTGGAATGTCATGATTACGAGCTATGCTCAAAATTGTTTGGATAGAGAAGCAATTTCTACTTACATGCAGATGCAGAAGGAAGGGTTAAAGCCAGACGAATTTACGATAGGAAGCATACTCGCAAGTTCAGAGTCTCCTGTGGTTGTTGAAATAATTTTGGGTGTTGTTTTAAAGAATGCCCTTATCTTGAAGACTGAAGTATCTAATGCACTGCTCTCTGCCTGCTGTAAGCATGGCGAAATGAAACAAGCttatcaagtttttcatgacaTGTTTCCTCGAAACATGATCTCTTGGAATACATTGATTTCTGGTTGTCATCTCAACGGACTACCCATGGGGTGCTTGCAACTCTTCTCTGAGATTGTTAGTGAAGATTTGATGCCTAATCCCTTTACACTAAGCATCATTTTGAGTGTTTGTGCCAGCATTTCAGCTCTACAACAAGGGAAGGAGATTCACACTTACATTCTCAAATCTGGATTAATTTCAGAAGTATCCTTAGGAAATGCCCTCATCACATTGTATGCAAAATGTGGACTGTTGCATTGGTCTATAAAGGTGTTCCAGACTATGAAACAAAAAGACATAGTTTCTTGGAATTCAATTATTACTGCCTATGCACAGCATGGGAAAGGCAAGGCAGCTGTACATTGCTTTCAGATGATGCAAGAATTAAATGGAGTCAAACCAGATAACGCTACCTTTAATGCAGTTCTATCAGCTTGCAGCCATTCAGGCTTAATCGATAAAGGCATTGAAGTTTTTACCTCTATGGTTCATACCTACAGTAATGAGCCTACAGCAG is from Capsicum annuum cultivar UCD-10X-F1 chromosome 5, UCD10Xv1.1, whole genome shotgun sequence and encodes:
- the LOC107870831 gene encoding pentatricopeptide repeat-containing protein At3g49740, with protein sequence MNLTVTSIAESSTKQLIKLNCLLSNFIHSHQFLNALHLFYQIHSSHHLQPDHYTLSTTLTACANIVHTGFGNQLHAFAIKSGLKEYPHVSNSLLSSYAKSKDLGSVKRVFKEIETPDVYSWTTLLSACSKLGDIDYACQVFDEMPQRNLAVWNAMITGCAESGCHWIALNLFQRMHFLGVGCDYYAFTSVLSLCNMELLDFGKQVHSMVVKTGFLARASVINALVTMYFNCKNDFDAFRVFEEAGDEVPDPVTYNAIIAGLVSMERVDEVLIMFKDMQKFSLRPTELTFMSIMSSCSCIRIASQLHAQVARIGLENYTSITNATITMYTSCGDLNAAFLVFERLKVKDSVSWNVMITSYAQNCLDREAISTYMQMQKEGLKPDEFTIGSILASSESPVVVEIILGVVLKNALILKTEVSNALLSACCKHGEMKQAYQVFHDMFPRNMISWNTLISGCHLNGLPMGCLQLFSEIVSEDLMPNPFTLSIILSVCASISALQQGKEIHTYILKSGLISEVSLGNALITLYAKCGLLHWSIKVFQTMKQKDIVSWNSIITAYAQHGKGKAAVHCFQMMQELNGVKPDNATFNAVLSACSHSGLIDKGIEVFTSMVHTYSNEPTADHFSCIVDLLGRAGYLDEAEKLVKDRHVNVDSNVWWTLFSSCAAYGNVRLGRIAAGFLLETEKNNPTVYVLLSNIYASAENWEDSANVRKLMNKCGVLKQPGRSWIGS